A single genomic interval of Dromiciops gliroides isolate mDroGli1 chromosome 1, mDroGli1.pri, whole genome shotgun sequence harbors:
- the LOC122734558 gene encoding zinc finger protein 75A-like isoform X2, with protein sequence MYFSQEEWQLLGPIQKNLYKDVMQETYRNMISVAMFHIPKPELISCLEQEEEPCVTNSKESKEIPKDSNTEMTDSSIYPNEVKATSENEKAKAAHHISLEVQAPDSTLTRSKKTAEKVLQRTELKEVHEKQHGEGKTQQNLPVGKWKKIAPWKKSLRKLMEVHKKACTGEKPFKCHTCGKSFKVSSDLIKHQRVHTEERPYKCQECDKRFRWSSDLNKHLMTHRGIKPHRCSWCGKSFSQNTNLLTHQRTHTGEKPFKCHECGKRFSQNSHLIKHQRTHTGEQPYTCSMCGRNFSRRSSLLRHQKLHKEKEPVNALVPKESSKWS encoded by the exons CAATGTTTCATATTCCCAAACCTGAACTGATATCCTGTTTGGAACAAGAGGAAGAGCCATGTGTCACAAATTCTAAGGAAtccaaagagatcccaaaagattCTAATACAG AAATGACTGATTCTTCTATTTATCCTAATGAGGTTAAGGCTACGAGTGAGAATGAAAAGGCTAAGGCAGCACATCATATTTCCTTAGAAGTACAAGCACCAGATAGTACTTTAACTAGATCtaaaaaaactgctgagaaagtTCTCCAGAGGACAGAATTGAAAGAAGTTCATGAAAAGCAGCATGGGGAAGGAAAGACACAGCAAAATTTACCtgtaggaaaatggaaaaaaatcgcTCCCTGGAAAAAAAGTCTACGAAAACTCATGGAGGTCCACAAGAAAGCCTGCACAGGAGAAAAACCTTTCAAATGTCATACATGTGGGAAAAGCTTCAAAGTTAGTTCTGACCTTATTAAGCACCAGAGAGTCCACACTGAAGAAAGACCTTATAAATGTCAAGAATGTGATAAAAGGTTCCGATGGAGCTCAgaccttaataaacacttaatgacACATAGAGGAATTAAGCCACATAGATGTTCCTGGTGTGGGAAAAGCTTCAGTCAAAACACAAACCTTCTTACTCACCAAAGAACAcacacaggagagaaaccttttaAGTGTCATGAATGTGGGAAAAGATTCAGTCAGAACTCACATCTCATTAAGCACCAAAGAACACATACGGGTGAGCAACCCTATACATGTAGCATGTGTGGGAGGAACTTTAGTAGGCGGTCAAGCCTTCTAAGACACCAGAAACTCCACAAAGAGAAGGAACCAGTCAATGCCCTTGTTCCGAAGGAAAGCTCCAAGTGGAGCTAA
- the LOC122734558 gene encoding zinc finger protein 75A-like isoform X3: MFHIPKPELISCLEQEEEPCVTNSKESKEIPKDSNTEMTDSSIYPNEVKATSENEKAKAAHHISLEVQAPDSTLTRSKKTAEKVLQRTELKEVHEKQHGEGKTQQNLPVGKWKKIAPWKKSLRKLMEVHKKACTGEKPFKCHTCGKSFKVSSDLIKHQRVHTEERPYKCQECDKRFRWSSDLNKHLMTHRGIKPHRCSWCGKSFSQNTNLLTHQRTHTGEKPFKCHECGKRFSQNSHLIKHQRTHTGEQPYTCSMCGRNFSRRSSLLRHQKLHKEKEPVNALVPKESSKWS, from the exons ATGTTTCATATTCCCAAACCTGAACTGATATCCTGTTTGGAACAAGAGGAAGAGCCATGTGTCACAAATTCTAAGGAAtccaaagagatcccaaaagattCTAATACAG AAATGACTGATTCTTCTATTTATCCTAATGAGGTTAAGGCTACGAGTGAGAATGAAAAGGCTAAGGCAGCACATCATATTTCCTTAGAAGTACAAGCACCAGATAGTACTTTAACTAGATCtaaaaaaactgctgagaaagtTCTCCAGAGGACAGAATTGAAAGAAGTTCATGAAAAGCAGCATGGGGAAGGAAAGACACAGCAAAATTTACCtgtaggaaaatggaaaaaaatcgcTCCCTGGAAAAAAAGTCTACGAAAACTCATGGAGGTCCACAAGAAAGCCTGCACAGGAGAAAAACCTTTCAAATGTCATACATGTGGGAAAAGCTTCAAAGTTAGTTCTGACCTTATTAAGCACCAGAGAGTCCACACTGAAGAAAGACCTTATAAATGTCAAGAATGTGATAAAAGGTTCCGATGGAGCTCAgaccttaataaacacttaatgacACATAGAGGAATTAAGCCACATAGATGTTCCTGGTGTGGGAAAAGCTTCAGTCAAAACACAAACCTTCTTACTCACCAAAGAACAcacacaggagagaaaccttttaAGTGTCATGAATGTGGGAAAAGATTCAGTCAGAACTCACATCTCATTAAGCACCAAAGAACACATACGGGTGAGCAACCCTATACATGTAGCATGTGTGGGAGGAACTTTAGTAGGCGGTCAAGCCTTCTAAGACACCAGAAACTCCACAAAGAGAAGGAACCAGTCAATGCCCTTGTTCCGAAGGAAAGCTCCAAGTGGAGCTAA